In Rhinolophus ferrumequinum isolate MPI-CBG mRhiFer1 chromosome 18, mRhiFer1_v1.p, whole genome shotgun sequence, a genomic segment contains:
- the CDC37 gene encoding hsp90 co-chaperone Cdc37, whose translation MVDYSVWDHIEVSDDEDETHPNIDTASLFRWRHQARVERMEQFQKEKEELDRGCRECKRKVAECQRKLKELEVAEGEGSKAELERLQAEAQQLRKEERNWEQKLEEMRKKEKSMPWNVDTLSKDGFSKSMVNAKPEQAEEESEEVREQKHKTFVEKYEKQIKHFGMLRRWDDSQKYLSDNVHLVCEETANYLVIWCIDLEVEEKCALMEQVAHQTIVMQFILELAKSLKVDPRACFRQFFTKIKTADRQYMEGFNDELEAFKERVRGRAKLRIEKALKEYEEEERKKRLGPGGLDPVEVYESLPEELQKCFDVKDVQMLQDAISKMDPADAKYHMQRCIDSGLWVPNSKSSEAKEGEEAGPGHTDTLLEAVKPGEEKDVSA comes from the exons ATGGTGGACTACAGCGTGTGGGACCACATTGAAGTGTCTGACGATGAAGACGAGACGCACCCCAATATCGATACGGCCAGCCTCTTCCGCTGGCGGCACCAG GCCCGGGTGGAGCGCATGGAgcagttccagaaggagaaggaggagctggACAGGGGCTGCCGTGAGTGCAAGCGCAAAGTGGCCGAGTGCCAGCGGAAGCTGAAGGAGCTGGAGGTGGCCGAAGGTGAGGGCAGCAAGGCAGAGCTGGAGCGGCTACAGGCTGAGGCCCAGCAGCTGCGCAAGGAGGAGCGGAACTGGGAGCAGAAGCTGGAGGAAATGCGCAAGAAGGAAAAGAGCATGCCCTGGAATGTGGACACTCTCAGCAAAGACGGCTTCAGCAAG AGCATGGTCAACGCCAAGCCTGAGCAGGCGGAGGAGGAGTCAGAGGAGGTTAGGGAGCAGAAACACAAGACCTTCGTGGAGAAGTACGAGAAACAGATCAAGCACTTCG GCATGCTCCGCCGCTGGGATGACAGTCAGAAGTACCTGTCAGACAATGTCCACCTGGTGTGTGAGGAGACGGCCAACTACCTGGTCATCTGGTGCATTGACCTAGAGGTGGAAGAG AAGTGTGCACTCATGGAGCAGGTGGCCCACCAGACCATCGTCATGCAGTTCATCCTGGAGCTGGCCAAGAGCCTGAAGGTGGACCCCCGCGCCTGCTTCCGGCAGTTCTTCACGAAGATTAAG ACAGCTGACCGCCAGTACATGGAGGGCTTCAACGACGAGCTGGAGGCCTTCAAGGAACGTGTGCGTGGCCGCGCCAAGCTGCGCATTGAGAAGGCCCTGAAGGAGTATGAGGAGGAGGAGCGCAAGAAGCGGCTCGGCCCCGGCGGCCTGGACCCCGTGGAAGTCTACGAGTCCCTCCCCGAG GAACTCCAGAAATGCTTTGACGTGAAGGACGTCCAGATGCTCCAAGACGCCATCAGCAAAATGGACCCCGCG GACGCGAAGTACCACATGCAGCGCTGCATCGACTCCGGCCTCTGGGTCCCCAATTCCAAGTCCAGCGAGGCCAAGGAGGGGGAGGAGGCGGGCCCCGGGCACACAGACACCTTGCTGGAAGCCGTCAAGCCAGGCGAGGAAAAGGATGTCAGCGCGTGA